The proteins below come from a single Asanoa ferruginea genomic window:
- a CDS encoding response regulator transcription factor, with protein MRVVLAEDLYLLREGLKQLLSAHGFSVVAAVDNGPDLLRALLDERPDVAVVDVRLPPTQTDEGLQAALAARRELPGLPVLVLSQHVERLYARELLADGTGGVGYLLKDRVFNAEQFVDAVRRVAAGGTAMDPDVIAKLFARSDQKVGRLTPREREVLELMAEGRSNGAIGQRLFLSESAVGKHTASIFGKLGLAASDDDNRRVLAVLAFLDGR; from the coding sequence GTGCGCGTTGTTCTCGCCGAAGACCTCTACCTCCTCCGCGAGGGACTCAAGCAACTCCTGAGCGCGCACGGGTTCTCCGTCGTCGCCGCCGTCGACAACGGGCCCGATCTGCTCCGGGCCCTGCTCGACGAGCGGCCCGACGTCGCCGTGGTCGACGTGCGGCTGCCACCGACCCAGACCGACGAGGGGCTACAGGCCGCGCTCGCCGCCCGCCGCGAACTGCCCGGCCTGCCGGTGCTCGTGCTCTCCCAGCACGTCGAGCGCCTCTACGCCCGCGAGTTGCTCGCCGACGGCACCGGTGGGGTCGGATATCTGCTCAAGGACCGGGTGTTCAACGCCGAGCAGTTCGTCGACGCGGTGCGCCGGGTCGCGGCCGGCGGCACCGCGATGGACCCCGACGTGATCGCCAAGCTGTTCGCGCGGAGCGACCAGAAGGTCGGCCGGCTGACCCCGCGCGAGCGCGAGGTGCTCGAGCTGATGGCCGAGGGCCGGTCCAACGGCGCGATCGGGCAACGGCTGTTTCTGAGCGAGAGCGCGGTCGGCAAGCACACCGCGAGCATCTTCGGCAAGCTCGGGCTGGCCGCTTCCGACGACGACAACCGGCGCGTGCTAGCCGTCCTGGCCTTCCTCGACGGGCGCTGA
- a CDS encoding pirin family protein, with amino-acid sequence MSTDGAVALAGLPASVLLPGHDVPLGRYTTVRRLLPQRPRRMIGAWCFVDQFGPDDVLGRPGMQVPPHPHTGLQTVTWLVAGEVLHRDSLGSLQTIRPAQLNLMTSGHGIAHSEESPAEHPPLMHGLQLWVALPEEARHQPARFEHHPVLPSADIAGVTTTVVVGELGDLTSPARVHTPLLGAELLLEPGARTSLALRKDFEYGLLSLDGAADVGGTELTPGGLLYLGAERTTANIASEQGARLFLVGGEPFEEPLVMWWNFVARSDEEIRQAREEWASGDRFGTVRGYAGEALPAPALPTTRLKVRDRHGNTL; translated from the coding sequence GTGAGCACTGACGGCGCCGTCGCGTTGGCCGGGCTTCCCGCCAGCGTCCTGCTGCCCGGGCACGATGTGCCCCTGGGGCGATACACGACCGTGCGGCGGCTGTTGCCGCAGCGACCCCGCCGGATGATCGGCGCCTGGTGTTTCGTCGACCAGTTCGGGCCCGACGACGTGCTCGGCCGGCCCGGCATGCAGGTGCCGCCGCACCCGCACACCGGCCTGCAAACGGTCACCTGGCTGGTCGCCGGCGAGGTGCTGCACCGCGACAGCCTGGGCAGCCTCCAGACCATCCGGCCGGCCCAGCTCAACCTGATGACCTCGGGGCACGGCATCGCGCACTCCGAGGAGTCGCCGGCCGAGCATCCGCCGCTCATGCACGGCCTCCAACTCTGGGTCGCGCTGCCGGAGGAGGCCCGGCACCAGCCGGCCCGGTTCGAGCACCACCCGGTGCTCCCGTCGGCCGACATCGCCGGCGTAACCACCACGGTGGTCGTCGGCGAGCTGGGCGACCTGACCTCGCCGGCCCGCGTGCACACCCCGCTGCTCGGCGCCGAGTTGCTGCTGGAGCCGGGTGCGCGCACGTCGCTGGCACTGCGCAAAGACTTCGAATACGGGCTGCTGTCGCTCGACGGAGCGGCCGACGTCGGTGGCACCGAGCTGACCCCGGGCGGCCTGCTCTACCTCGGCGCGGAACGCACGACGGCCAACATCGCGAGCGAGCAGGGCGCGCGGCTGTTCCTGGTGGGCGGCGAGCCGTTCGAGGAGCCGCTGGTGATGTGGTGGAACTTCGTCGCCCGCAGCGACGAGGAGATCCGCCAGGCCCGGGAGGAGTGGGCCTCCGGCGACCGGTTCGGCACGGTGCGCGGCTACGCCGGCGAGGCGCTACCGGCGCCGGCGCTGCCGACTACCAGGCTGAAGGTGCGCGACCGGCACGGCAACACCCTCTAG
- a CDS encoding DUF2461 domain-containing protein encodes MAFSGWPSEALEFYEGLEADNSKTYWMAHKAVYDEQVRAPMEALLADLEAEFGPGRIFRPYRDVRFSADKSPYKTAIAATLTRGGYIHLSAAGLAAGSGMYHMERDQLARYRAAVDDDRIGPPLERIVAEAAADGVGIHGHDRLKRVPRGYPPDHPRADLLRHKGVVAWKEWPIAPWLGTAAAKRRVADFLRASVPLNQWLATHVGPSMPAAE; translated from the coding sequence GTGGCGTTCAGCGGCTGGCCGAGTGAGGCACTGGAGTTCTACGAGGGGCTCGAGGCAGACAACTCGAAGACCTACTGGATGGCGCACAAGGCGGTCTACGACGAGCAGGTCCGGGCGCCGATGGAGGCGCTGCTGGCAGACCTGGAGGCCGAGTTCGGCCCGGGCCGGATCTTCCGCCCCTACCGCGACGTGCGGTTCAGCGCCGACAAGTCGCCCTACAAGACCGCGATCGCCGCGACGCTGACCCGCGGTGGCTACATCCACCTGTCCGCGGCCGGGCTGGCCGCCGGCAGCGGGATGTACCACATGGAGCGCGACCAACTCGCCCGTTACCGGGCCGCGGTCGACGACGACCGGATCGGCCCGCCGCTGGAGCGGATCGTCGCCGAGGCCGCTGCCGACGGCGTCGGGATCCACGGGCACGACCGGCTCAAGCGGGTGCCCCGCGGCTACCCGCCCGACCACCCGCGCGCCGACCTGCTGCGGCACAAGGGCGTGGTGGCGTGGAAGGAGTGGCCTATCGCGCCCTGGCTGGGCACTGCCGCCGCCAAGCGCCGGGTGGCAGACTTCCTCCGCGCGTCCGTCCCGCTCAACCAATGGCTGGCCACCCACGTGGGCCCCAGCATGCCCGCTGCCGAATGA
- a CDS encoding ABC transporter ATP-binding protein yields the protein MTTNALRLAGLTKRFGDQTAVDGIDLTVPAGSFFGLVGPNGAGKTTALSMAVGLLRPDAGTAEIFGTDVWRAPTAAKRLVGVLPDGMAMTERLTGREMLTFLGHLHGLPAGVVADRVDELLSVLDLDRAERTLILGYSAGMRKKIALASALLGAPRLLVLDEPFEAVDPVSALTIRSILKRFVAGGGSVVLSSHVMALVEQLCDTVAVMNAGRVVAAGPIDEVRGGRTLDEVFVELVNARTAGEEELSWLAS from the coding sequence ATGACAACGAACGCGCTCCGGCTCGCCGGACTGACCAAGCGATTCGGAGACCAGACAGCGGTCGACGGGATCGACCTGACCGTTCCGGCTGGCTCGTTCTTCGGCCTGGTCGGCCCCAACGGCGCCGGCAAGACCACGGCGCTCTCGATGGCCGTCGGCCTGCTGCGCCCCGACGCGGGCACCGCCGAGATCTTCGGCACCGACGTCTGGCGGGCGCCGACCGCGGCGAAGCGCCTGGTCGGGGTGCTGCCGGACGGCATGGCGATGACCGAGCGGCTGACCGGCCGGGAGATGCTCACCTTCCTGGGCCACCTGCACGGGCTGCCGGCCGGCGTCGTCGCCGACCGGGTCGACGAGCTCCTCTCGGTGCTCGACCTCGACCGCGCCGAGCGCACCCTGATCCTGGGCTACTCGGCCGGCATGCGGAAGAAGATCGCCCTGGCCAGCGCGCTGCTCGGCGCACCCCGGCTGCTGGTGCTCGACGAGCCGTTCGAGGCGGTCGACCCGGTGTCGGCGCTGACCATCCGGTCGATCCTCAAGCGGTTCGTCGCCGGTGGCGGCTCGGTGGTGCTCTCCAGCCACGTGATGGCGCTGGTCGAGCAGCTCTGCGACACGGTCGCGGTGATGAACGCGGGCCGCGTCGTCGCGGCCGGCCCGATCGACGAGGTCCGCGGCGGCCGAACCCTCGACGAGGTGTTCGTCGAGCTGGTCAACGCCCGCACGGCCGGTGAGGAGGAGCTGTCATGGTTGGCGTCCTGA
- a CDS encoding PIG-L deacetylase family protein: MSDIEPYESVREDWQRALAVVAHPDDLEFGSAAAVARWTAQGKEIVYCLVTSGEAGIDGMAPDETRVVREAEQRASAGVVGVSAVEFLGLPDGIIEYGVPLRRELTRVVRRHRPDIVITNNFRETWDGAEALNQADHMATGRATLDAVRDAGNRWIFPELGLEPWGGVRQVWAAGSPAGRHAVDISGTFDRGIESLQAHEAYLRGLGEGAFDPEEFLEGVGRAAGTRLGTRYAASFEVFTINLF, encoded by the coding sequence GTGTCCGACATCGAGCCATACGAGTCCGTGCGGGAAGACTGGCAGCGGGCCCTGGCCGTGGTGGCCCACCCCGACGACCTCGAGTTCGGCTCCGCGGCGGCGGTGGCCCGCTGGACCGCGCAGGGCAAGGAGATCGTCTACTGCCTGGTCACCAGCGGTGAGGCCGGCATCGACGGGATGGCGCCCGACGAGACCCGGGTGGTCCGTGAGGCCGAGCAGCGGGCCTCGGCCGGCGTGGTCGGCGTCTCCGCCGTCGAGTTCCTCGGCCTGCCCGACGGGATCATCGAATACGGCGTGCCGCTGCGCCGCGAGCTGACCCGGGTGGTCCGCCGGCACCGGCCCGACATCGTGATCACCAACAACTTCCGCGAGACCTGGGACGGCGCGGAGGCGCTCAACCAGGCCGACCACATGGCGACCGGTCGGGCCACCCTCGACGCGGTGCGCGACGCCGGCAACCGGTGGATCTTCCCGGAGTTGGGGCTCGAGCCGTGGGGCGGCGTCCGCCAGGTCTGGGCGGCCGGCTCCCCCGCCGGCCGGCACGCGGTCGACATCAGCGGCACCTTCGACCGCGGCATCGAGTCGCTCCAGGCGCACGAGGCCTACCTGCGCGGGCTGGGCGAGGGCGCCTTCGATCCGGAGGAGTTCCTCGAGGGTGTCGGCCGCGCGGCGGGCACCCGGCTCGGCACCCGCTACGCTGCCTCGTTCGAAGTGTTCACGATCAACCTGTTCTGA
- a CDS encoding mycothiol transferase: MDINDLLSDAFGRLPGLVRGAVSGLDAEQLRRPPAPGANTVGWIVWHLTRIQDHHVADLIGDDQIWVTGPWAPRFELNPDPDDTGYAHGPDEVLGVRPASGKVLVDYYSAVHERTAALVKAVTPEDLDRIVDRAWNPPVTMGVRLLSVLNDDVQHAGQAAYVRGIILR; encoded by the coding sequence ATGGACATCAACGACCTGTTGAGCGACGCCTTCGGCCGGCTGCCCGGCCTCGTCCGCGGCGCCGTCTCCGGCCTCGACGCCGAACAGTTGCGCCGCCCGCCCGCGCCCGGCGCCAACACCGTCGGCTGGATCGTCTGGCACCTGACCCGCATCCAGGACCACCACGTCGCCGACCTGATCGGCGACGACCAGATCTGGGTGACCGGGCCGTGGGCGCCACGCTTCGAGCTGAACCCCGATCCTGACGACACCGGCTACGCGCACGGCCCCGACGAGGTGCTCGGCGTGCGCCCGGCCAGCGGCAAGGTGCTCGTCGACTACTACTCGGCCGTGCACGAGCGCACCGCGGCGCTCGTCAAGGCGGTCACGCCGGAAGACCTCGACCGGATCGTCGACCGGGCCTGGAACCCACCGGTGACGATGGGCGTGCGGTTGCTGAGCGTGCTCAACGACGACGTGCAACACGCCGGCCAGGCCGCCTACGTGCGCGGCATCATCCTCCGCTAG
- a CDS encoding enoyl-CoA hydratase/isomerase family protein, with amino-acid sequence MKDAGTIDLTLAGHTATITISNPPRRNALTPAMWRRLPELLDTAAADPEVRVLVLTGAGDTFSAGADLTGVRDLVGTDSPPTRAEERLAAFPKPTIARVRGYCVGGGCQLAVACDLRIASVDARFAVPPARLGIVYPGPTTRRLLGLVGPAAAKWLLFTADQIDAARAAVIGLVDEVVPADELDAHVARLVDTIAQRSQLSIAAAKETIDLAVAGRPSPEREAFWQAEMLRAGDVAEGAAAFLERRPANFRWRP; translated from the coding sequence GTGAAAGACGCAGGCACGATCGATCTCACCCTCGCCGGGCACACGGCGACCATCACGATCAGCAACCCTCCGCGCCGCAACGCGTTGACCCCGGCGATGTGGCGCCGCCTGCCGGAACTGCTGGACACCGCCGCCGCCGACCCCGAGGTGCGGGTGCTGGTGCTCACCGGTGCCGGCGACACGTTCAGCGCCGGCGCCGACCTGACCGGCGTGCGTGACCTGGTCGGCACCGACAGCCCGCCGACCCGGGCGGAGGAGCGGCTCGCGGCGTTCCCGAAGCCGACCATCGCCCGCGTCCGCGGCTACTGCGTCGGCGGCGGCTGCCAACTCGCGGTCGCGTGCGACCTGCGGATCGCCTCGGTCGACGCGAGGTTCGCGGTGCCGCCGGCCCGGCTCGGCATCGTCTATCCGGGCCCGACCACGCGCCGGCTGCTCGGCCTGGTCGGTCCGGCGGCGGCGAAGTGGCTGCTGTTCACCGCCGACCAGATCGACGCGGCTCGGGCGGCCGTGATCGGTCTCGTCGACGAGGTGGTGCCGGCCGACGAACTCGACGCGCACGTGGCCCGCCTGGTCGACACGATCGCCCAACGCTCGCAACTCTCGATCGCGGCGGCCAAGGAGACGATCGACCTCGCCGTTGCCGGCCGCCCGTCGCCCGAGCGGGAGGCGTTCTGGCAGGCCGAGATGCTCCGCGCGGGCGACGTCGCCGAGGGCGCGGCCGCGTTTCTGGAGCGCCGGCCGGCCAACTTCCGCTGGCGTCCGTGA
- a CDS encoding MBL fold metallo-hydrolase has translation MRLTVLGARGAFPEAGDACSGFLVEHDGFRLLLDAGYATFPRLLAVCPAAAVDAVLITHGHPDHCVDLNPLLRARSLADDPPPALPVYAPPGALDAVLALDRPGMLDYALNPVGDGARIQIGPFTVDVRELPHFVPNNGVRVAAGGVALAYQGDSGPTPDLAALADGAALLIAEATYPEAVPEHSAGRLSSALDAGAAATDAGRLLLTHLWPGLPAAPAVDAARSAYAGPVEMADAGLVRDLPG, from the coding sequence GTGAGGCTGACCGTGCTCGGCGCCCGGGGCGCCTTTCCCGAGGCCGGCGACGCGTGCAGCGGCTTCCTGGTCGAGCACGACGGGTTCCGGTTGTTGCTGGACGCCGGTTATGCGACGTTTCCCCGGCTGCTCGCCGTCTGTCCGGCGGCCGCTGTCGACGCGGTGCTGATCACCCACGGTCACCCCGACCACTGCGTCGACCTCAACCCGCTGCTGCGGGCCCGCTCGCTGGCCGACGACCCGCCGCCGGCGCTGCCGGTCTACGCCCCGCCCGGAGCGCTGGACGCGGTGCTCGCCCTGGACCGGCCCGGAATGCTCGACTACGCGCTGAACCCGGTCGGCGACGGCGCGCGGATCCAGATCGGACCGTTCACTGTGGACGTGCGCGAGCTGCCACACTTCGTGCCCAACAATGGGGTACGCGTCGCGGCCGGCGGCGTGGCCCTCGCCTACCAGGGTGACAGCGGCCCGACCCCCGACCTGGCCGCGCTGGCCGACGGCGCGGCGCTGCTGATCGCCGAGGCGACCTATCCCGAAGCCGTGCCGGAGCACAGCGCCGGCCGGCTGAGCAGCGCGCTCGACGCCGGCGCGGCTGCCACCGATGCCGGCCGGCTGCTGCTCACCCACCTCTGGCCCGGCCTGCCGGCCGCCCCCGCGGTCGACGCCGCCCGGTCGGCGTACGCCGGCCCGGTCGAGATGGCCGACGCCGGTCTGGTCCGCGATCTCCCGGGATAA
- a CDS encoding sensor histidine kinase — translation MTRGLGALARGLLRGFYAVASAGLLVVHLVLFVPGLGLGLIFLLPWPIVQLRPVTNLVRRSCGDVPRPYRDRPGPPRPEADGRYRYDRMLYHSPFWPRQVGYLNWVLGDPATWRDVGWMLLNPVVGVVLGAGPAALVIAGLTVAFATGYWIAVGLALIALGVVVAPAALRAHDSWTRRMLGPRDEVGSLKAWLGLRFMTLVRLAALGGLTVVTAGLAVLSAAALALFAVGVVGTIPENAALTRRVTEIRRRLAEQWSGVSIQTPYRPEPPLPPRRPDGLYAVGDNLYKSTGWTRFFQRLEWIWHDPATWRDLLWTVTDPFVGGALVLMSAGAVGYGFLGVALPALLRLTRVDDPPALLVLADRPTLALAAGVVLVVAGALAAPAALRWHGRWTAVLLAPTAKARLSTRVEQLTESRADATSAQAAELRRIERDLHDGAQGRLVAVGLALGAIEALIETDPAAARRLVADARESTARALAELRDLVRGVRPPVLAERGLVEAVRALALDSPVPATVAGGLAGRVPEPVESAVYFAVSEALVNAAKHAAASTVEIAFAHHDGVLTAVVEDDGRGGADPAVGSGLRGMRHRLSAFDGTVRVVSPAGGPTTVTLEVPCALFSPKTSTSSARDSSNS, via the coding sequence ATGACCCGTGGACTCGGCGCTCTGGCTCGCGGCCTGCTCCGTGGCTTTTACGCGGTCGCGTCCGCTGGGCTGCTGGTCGTGCACCTCGTGCTCTTCGTGCCCGGTCTGGGGCTGGGGCTGATCTTCCTGCTGCCCTGGCCCATCGTCCAGCTGCGTCCGGTGACCAATCTGGTCCGCCGGTCGTGCGGCGACGTCCCGCGGCCCTACCGCGACCGCCCCGGCCCGCCGCGGCCCGAGGCCGACGGCCGCTACCGCTACGACCGCATGCTCTACCACTCACCGTTCTGGCCCCGGCAGGTCGGCTACCTCAACTGGGTGCTGGGCGACCCGGCGACCTGGCGCGACGTCGGCTGGATGCTGCTCAACCCGGTGGTGGGCGTGGTGCTCGGCGCCGGCCCGGCCGCGCTCGTCATCGCAGGGCTGACCGTCGCCTTCGCCACCGGTTACTGGATTGCGGTCGGACTTGCCCTGATCGCCCTCGGCGTCGTCGTCGCGCCGGCGGCGCTGCGGGCACACGACAGCTGGACCCGGCGGATGCTCGGACCGCGCGACGAGGTCGGTTCGCTGAAAGCGTGGCTGGGCCTGCGATTCATGACGCTGGTGCGGCTGGCCGCGCTCGGTGGCCTGACCGTGGTCACCGCCGGCCTCGCGGTGTTGTCGGCTGCCGCGTTGGCCCTGTTCGCCGTGGGCGTGGTCGGCACCATACCGGAGAACGCGGCGCTGACCCGCCGGGTCACCGAGATCCGCCGCCGGCTCGCGGAGCAATGGTCCGGCGTGTCGATCCAGACCCCCTACCGGCCCGAGCCGCCGCTGCCGCCGCGCCGGCCGGACGGCCTCTACGCCGTCGGCGACAACCTCTACAAGTCGACCGGCTGGACCCGGTTCTTCCAGCGCCTGGAGTGGATCTGGCACGACCCGGCGACCTGGCGCGATCTGTTGTGGACGGTCACCGACCCGTTCGTCGGCGGTGCCCTGGTGCTGATGTCGGCCGGTGCCGTGGGCTACGGCTTCCTCGGCGTCGCGCTGCCGGCCCTGCTGCGGTTGACCCGGGTGGACGACCCGCCGGCGCTGCTGGTTCTCGCCGACCGGCCGACGCTCGCGCTGGCTGCCGGCGTCGTGCTGGTGGTCGCCGGTGCGCTGGCCGCACCGGCCGCGCTGCGATGGCACGGCCGGTGGACCGCGGTGCTGCTCGCGCCGACCGCGAAGGCCCGGCTGTCGACGCGGGTCGAGCAGCTCACCGAGAGCCGGGCCGACGCGACCTCGGCGCAGGCGGCCGAGCTGCGCCGGATCGAGCGCGACCTGCACGACGGTGCGCAGGGGCGGCTGGTCGCCGTTGGCCTGGCGCTCGGGGCGATCGAGGCGCTCATCGAGACCGACCCGGCCGCGGCCCGGCGGCTCGTCGCGGACGCGCGGGAGAGCACCGCCCGGGCCCTGGCCGAGCTGCGTGACCTGGTCCGCGGCGTACGCCCGCCGGTGCTCGCCGAACGCGGCCTGGTCGAGGCGGTCCGCGCGCTCGCACTGGACAGCCCGGTGCCGGCCACCGTCGCGGGCGGGTTGGCCGGCCGGGTGCCCGAGCCGGTCGAGTCCGCCGTCTACTTCGCGGTCAGCGAGGCGCTCGTCAACGCGGCCAAGCACGCGGCGGCGTCGACGGTCGAGATCGCGTTCGCCCATCATGACGGCGTGCTGACCGCCGTGGTCGAGGACGACGGGCGGGGCGGCGCCGACCCGGCGGTGGGCAGCGGGCTGCGCGGCATGCGGCACCGGCTTTCGGCGTTCGACGGTACTGTCCGGGTGGTCAGTCCGGCCGGCGGACCGACGACCGTGACGCTGGAGGTTCCGTGCGCGTTGTTCTCGCCGAAGACCTCTACCTCCTCCGCGAGGGACTCAAGCAACTCCTGA
- a CDS encoding fasciclin domain-containing protein yields the protein MRVFRTAGLAVTVAAMALAMAACGSDTSPSTALQPTGGTTATASPGGSASASPQPSGSNTAGSGGPAFGPGCSSLPSSGAGSLSSMASQPVATAVASNPQLSTLSNAIKTAGLTDTLNNAQNLTVFAPTNDAFNQLGQSQLNALLANKTQLTQVLEYHVVPQRLSPSNLAGTHKTMEGQNLTVTGSGEDFTVNNTASVVCGNIQTKNATVYLIDAVLTLPGATPTPSAT from the coding sequence ATGCGTGTCTTCAGGACAGCGGGTCTTGCCGTCACGGTGGCCGCGATGGCCCTGGCCATGGCGGCGTGCGGCTCGGACACCAGCCCGTCCACCGCCCTTCAGCCAACCGGTGGCACGACCGCCACCGCGTCGCCCGGCGGAAGTGCGAGCGCCAGCCCTCAGCCGTCGGGGTCCAACACCGCCGGCAGCGGCGGCCCGGCCTTCGGCCCCGGCTGCTCCTCGCTCCCGAGCTCGGGAGCCGGCAGCCTGTCGTCGATGGCCTCGCAGCCGGTGGCCACCGCGGTGGCCAGCAACCCGCAGCTGTCGACGCTGTCCAACGCGATCAAGACCGCCGGGCTGACCGACACCCTCAACAACGCACAGAACCTGACGGTGTTCGCGCCGACCAACGACGCGTTCAACCAGCTCGGGCAGTCGCAGCTCAACGCGCTGCTGGCCAACAAGACGCAGCTCACCCAGGTGCTGGAGTACCACGTGGTGCCGCAGCGGCTGAGCCCGAGCAACCTGGCCGGCACGCACAAGACGATGGAAGGCCAGAACCTGACCGTGACGGGCAGCGGTGAGGACTTCACGGTCAACAACACCGCGAGCGTGGTCTGCGGCAACATCCAGACCAAGAACGCCACCGTCTACCTCATCGACGCCGTCCTGACGCTCCCGGGCGCGACGCCGACTCCGTCGGCCACCTGA
- a CDS encoding S1 family peptidase: protein MLSATATTLVAGALFAVSPAQAASTPLSADAATTLADSFGADRNAGSYVDSSGATVVNVTDAAAASAVKARGGKARIVKRSGSDLAALTARLDKGVTGTAWWVDPVSNQVVIDVDTTVTGAKLAALQSGVAASNGGARIEKLTAKLSTTISGGDAIYTGGARCSLGFNVRSGTTNYFLTAGHCTNIGTTWYANSSSTTVLGTRAGTSFPGNDYGIVRYTNTTITKTGGVGSVDITNARTPSVGERVTRRGSTTGIRSGTVLGLNATVRYAEGSVSGLIRTNVCAEPGDSGGSLYAGNSALGLTSGGSGNCSSGGTTYFQPVTEPLSVYGVSVF, encoded by the coding sequence ATGCTCTCCGCCACGGCCACGACCCTGGTGGCGGGAGCACTCTTCGCGGTGTCACCTGCTCAAGCGGCCTCGACCCCGCTGAGCGCCGACGCCGCGACCACCCTCGCCGACTCGTTCGGCGCCGACCGCAACGCGGGCTCCTATGTCGACTCGTCCGGCGCGACGGTCGTCAACGTGACCGACGCCGCCGCCGCCTCGGCCGTCAAGGCCCGCGGCGGGAAGGCCCGCATCGTCAAGCGGAGCGGTTCCGACCTCGCCGCGCTGACCGCCCGCCTCGACAAGGGCGTGACCGGCACCGCGTGGTGGGTCGACCCGGTCTCCAACCAGGTCGTCATCGACGTCGACACCACCGTCACCGGTGCCAAGCTCGCGGCGCTGCAGAGCGGTGTGGCCGCCAGCAACGGCGGGGCCCGGATCGAGAAGCTGACCGCCAAGCTGAGCACCACCATCTCCGGTGGCGACGCGATCTACACCGGCGGCGCGCGCTGCTCGCTCGGCTTCAACGTGCGGTCCGGCACGACCAACTACTTCCTGACGGCCGGCCACTGCACCAACATCGGCACGACCTGGTATGCCAACTCCAGCTCGACGACCGTGCTCGGCACCCGCGCCGGCACCAGCTTCCCGGGCAACGACTACGGCATCGTCCGCTACACCAACACGACGATCACCAAGACCGGTGGCGTCGGCAGCGTCGACATCACCAACGCCCGCACCCCGAGCGTCGGTGAGCGGGTCACCCGCCGCGGCAGCACCACCGGCATTCGGTCCGGCACGGTGCTCGGTCTCAACGCGACGGTCCGCTACGCCGAGGGTTCGGTCAGCGGCCTCATCCGCACCAACGTCTGCGCCGAGCCTGGCGACAGCGGCGGCTCGCTCTACGCCGGCAACTCGGCCCTCGGCCTGACCTCCGGTGGCAGCGGCAACTGCAGCAGCGGCGGCACGACCTACTTCCAGCCCGTCACCGAGCCCCTCAGCGTCTACGGCGTCTCGGTCTTCTAA